A window of the Cystobacter fuscus genome harbors these coding sequences:
- a CDS encoding serine/threonine-protein kinase codes for MGEVFTALHERMNQVVALKLLSPAAVVDPQLVARFVQEARALAQFQHPGVVRILHCDRTEDGTAFLAMEHLEGLSLREWMRHQQGPAPSEAALSLCQQIAAVMADIHAKGIVHRDLKPENVFLCPDAEVTLGYRVKLLDFGIAKVPPEVNARGDTQVHTAAPIFLGTAMYMAPEQCRNAAEVDGGADVYALGVLLFELLAGRTPFVSDDAVDLISMHIRAEPPPLRELAPAVPGALSALVASMLAKEPASRPTMLRCRDMLGRRSWQSERDECPVPGLASFTEAHAELFFGRKMEISTVLSLLDEARCGERRWVQVEGPSGVGKSSLVQAGVLPCLKERSSQLAPAWRVAVLRPSYDPVHQLAVTVRDALAGSDFTFSARELERALRADVRALSEIVSAHTPPQGHFLLVIEQMEELATLGGADCSEIDVWVETALATLGSPLRLLTTIRSDFIHRLEQMPRMAARLNQAARYHLLPMEEEALTQVIEGMAQRVGLRLSEGLSLRMVRDARSEGSQLLLLGQALHALWGPCAAVPS; via the coding sequence ATGGGCGAGGTCTTCACCGCGCTCCACGAGCGCATGAACCAGGTGGTTGCTCTCAAGCTCCTGTCTCCGGCTGCAGTCGTTGATCCGCAGCTCGTGGCTCGGTTCGTCCAGGAGGCGCGGGCCCTCGCGCAATTTCAGCACCCAGGCGTGGTCCGCATCCTCCATTGCGACCGCACGGAGGATGGCACGGCCTTCCTGGCAATGGAGCACCTCGAGGGGCTGTCGTTGCGCGAGTGGATGAGGCACCAGCAGGGGCCAGCGCCGAGCGAAGCCGCGCTTTCTCTGTGCCAACAGATCGCCGCAGTGATGGCCGACATCCACGCAAAGGGCATTGTTCACCGGGACCTGAAGCCGGAGAACGTGTTCCTGTGCCCCGATGCCGAGGTCACACTGGGGTACCGCGTCAAACTGCTGGACTTCGGCATCGCGAAGGTGCCACCGGAGGTAAATGCCCGGGGCGATACGCAGGTGCACACTGCGGCACCCATTTTTCTGGGCACGGCCATGTACATGGCCCCTGAGCAGTGCCGGAACGCGGCGGAGGTGGATGGTGGCGCGGACGTCTATGCCCTGGGGGTGCTGCTCTTCGAACTCCTCGCCGGTCGGACACCGTTTGTCTCCGACGACGCGGTCGATTTGATTTCGATGCACATCCGCGCTGAGCCGCCGCCGTTGCGCGAGCTGGCTCCGGCCGTTCCGGGCGCGCTGTCCGCATTGGTTGCCTCCATGTTGGCCAAGGAGCCGGCGTCCCGTCCGACGATGCTCCGCTGCCGGGATATGCTCGGACGGCGATCTTGGCAGAGCGAACGGGATGAGTGTCCAGTGCCAGGGCTCGCGTCCTTCACCGAAGCACATGCCGAGCTGTTCTTCGGCCGTAAGATGGAGATCTCCACCGTCCTGAGCCTTCTGGATGAGGCGCGGTGCGGCGAGCGCCGGTGGGTGCAAGTCGAGGGACCGAGCGGGGTAGGGAAATCGTCGTTGGTACAGGCGGGCGTCCTTCCGTGTTTGAAGGAGCGCTCCTCGCAGCTCGCTCCTGCCTGGAGGGTCGCGGTCCTTCGCCCGTCGTACGATCCGGTGCATCAACTTGCCGTGACCGTGCGTGATGCGCTTGCCGGAAGCGACTTCACCTTCTCGGCTCGGGAGTTGGAGCGCGCGCTGCGCGCGGATGTTCGCGCGCTCTCGGAGATAGTAAGCGCGCACACGCCTCCGCAGGGTCATTTCCTGCTGGTGATCGAGCAGATGGAGGAACTCGCCACGCTGGGGGGCGCGGATTGTTCGGAGATTGACGTGTGGGTGGAGACAGCACTCGCCACGCTTGGTTCACCCCTGCGGTTGCTCACGACGATTCGGAGCGACTTCATCCACCGGCTGGAGCAGATGCCGCGAATGGCGGCGCGGCTCAACCAGGCTGCGCGCTATCACCTCCTACCGATGGAGGAGGAGGCGCTGACGCAAGTCATCGAAGGAATGGCCCAGCGCGTCGGACTGCGGCTCTCCGAGGGACTGTCGCTGCGGATGGTTCGT
- a CDS encoding tetratricopeptide repeat protein encodes MTPEARAEMVAQAERALRRGELDEALHLYETLGQAFPDDSALANKLAHLRESVDPEELQAARALQASNLPQSIPQGPSSPVAEGERLFSLGDYAGAAAAYRRALQERPDSELIRERLEELYRLARTLPVHSPTDRSLPRQAEPLLHALLDRLAARRRLKRD; translated from the coding sequence ATGACCCCCGAAGCCCGCGCCGAGATGGTCGCCCAAGCCGAACGCGCCCTGCGCCGCGGAGAACTGGACGAGGCCCTGCACCTCTACGAGACCCTCGGCCAGGCCTTCCCCGACGATTCCGCCCTCGCCAACAAGCTCGCCCACCTGCGCGAGAGCGTGGATCCCGAGGAATTGCAGGCCGCGCGCGCCCTCCAGGCAAGCAACCTGCCCCAGTCCATTCCCCAGGGGCCCTCCTCCCCCGTCGCCGAGGGCGAGCGCCTCTTCAGCCTGGGCGACTACGCCGGCGCCGCCGCCGCCTACCGCCGCGCCCTCCAGGAGCGCCCCGACAGCGAGCTCATCCGCGAACGGCTCGAGGAGCTCTACCGCCTCGCGCGCACCCTGCCCGTTCACTCGCCAACGGACCGCTCGCTTCCCCGCCAGGCCGAGCCGCTCCTGCACGCCCTGCTGGACAGGCTCGCCGCGCGCCGCCGTCTCAAGCGCGACTGA